From Paracoccus aminovorans, one genomic window encodes:
- the gltX gene encoding glutamate--tRNA ligase, whose amino-acid sequence MTDSRPVVTRFAPSPTGYLHIGGARTALFNWLYARGRGGKFLLRIEDTDRARSTPEATEAILQGLEWLGLDWDGTPVSQFEGRARHAEVAREMLANGSAYKCFSTAEEIESFREKAKAEGRSTLFLSPWRDADPASLPDAPHVIRLKAPRTGETVVHDAVQGAVTFRNDQLDDMVLLRSDGTPTYMLAVVVDDHDMGVTHVIRGDDHLTNAARQIQIYQAMGWEIPVFAHIPLIHGEDGKKLSKRHGAVGLHEFAAMGYPAAAMRNYLARLGWSHGDDELFDDAQAREWFDLAGIGKAPARLDFKKLEHVSGWYIARMDDAELMAEIAAYRTATGAAQLDDAQSARLAAVLPALKAKAKTLPALLEQAHFALISRPVAVEEKAAAALDTVSRGILKELTAAVQHASWGRDALEAAAKAIAESHGLGLGKVAAPIRAALAGRSSTPSVFDMMMALGRDETLARLQDQAG is encoded by the coding sequence ATGACCGATTCCCGCCCCGTCGTGACCCGTTTCGCCCCTTCGCCCACCGGCTATCTGCATATCGGTGGCGCGCGCACCGCGCTGTTCAACTGGCTTTACGCCCGCGGCCGGGGCGGCAAGTTCCTGCTGCGGATCGAGGACACCGACCGCGCGCGCTCGACCCCCGAGGCGACCGAGGCGATCCTGCAGGGGCTGGAATGGCTCGGCCTCGACTGGGACGGCACGCCGGTCAGCCAGTTCGAGGGCCGCGCCCGCCATGCCGAGGTCGCCCGCGAGATGCTGGCGAACGGCAGCGCCTACAAATGTTTCTCGACCGCCGAGGAAATCGAATCCTTCCGCGAGAAGGCCAAAGCCGAGGGCCGCTCGACCCTGTTCCTGTCGCCCTGGCGCGACGCCGATCCGGCGAGCCTGCCCGACGCGCCCCACGTCATTCGGCTGAAGGCGCCGCGCACGGGCGAGACCGTGGTGCATGACGCGGTGCAGGGCGCGGTGACCTTCCGCAACGACCAGCTCGACGACATGGTGCTGCTGCGTTCGGACGGGACGCCGACCTATATGCTGGCGGTGGTGGTGGACGACCATGACATGGGTGTCACCCATGTCATCCGCGGCGACGACCACCTGACCAATGCCGCGCGCCAGATCCAGATCTACCAGGCGATGGGCTGGGAGATCCCGGTCTTTGCCCATATCCCGCTGATCCATGGCGAGGACGGCAAGAAGCTGTCCAAGCGCCACGGCGCCGTGGGCCTGCACGAATTCGCCGCCATGGGCTATCCGGCCGCGGCGATGCGCAACTACCTGGCCCGGCTGGGCTGGAGCCATGGCGACGACGAGTTGTTCGACGACGCCCAGGCCCGGGAATGGTTCGACCTGGCCGGCATCGGCAAGGCCCCTGCCCGGCTGGATTTCAAGAAGCTGGAACATGTCAGCGGCTGGTATATCGCCCGCATGGACGATGCCGAATTGATGGCCGAAATCGCGGCCTACCGCACCGCGACCGGCGCGGCCCAACTGGACGACGCGCAGTCCGCGCGGCTGGCCGCCGTGCTGCCGGCGTTGAAAGCAAAGGCGAAAACCCTGCCCGCGCTGCTGGAGCAGGCGCATTTCGCGCTGATCTCGCGTCCCGTCGCGGTCGAGGAAAAGGCCGCTGCGGCGCTGGATACTGTATCCCGTGGTATACTGAAAGAATTGACTGCCGCGGTGCAGCATGCTAGCTGGGGGCGCGACGCGCTCGAGGCGGCGGCCAAGGCCATCGCCGAGTCGCACGGGCTGGGGCTGGGCAAGGTCGCAGCGCCAATTCGCGCCGCCCTGGCCGGTCGCAGTTCGACCCCCAGCGTGTTCGACATGATGATGGCACTTGGCCGCGACGAAACGCTGGCCCGGCTGCAGGACCAGGCGGGCTGA
- the gltA gene encoding citrate synthase, with product MAESKSARLLVEGKELELPILSPTAGPDVIDIRKLYGQAEVFTYDPGFTSTASCDSTITYIDGDKGELWYRGYPIEQLADQSHYLEVCYLLLYGELPSTAQLADFETRITRHTMVHEQMHYFFRGFRRDSHPMATMVSVVGAMSAFYHDSLDINDPWQREVAAIRLIAKVPTIAAMAYKYSLGQPFVYPQNELDYASNFLHMCFSVPAETYKVNPAVARAMDRIFTLHADHEQNASTSTVRLAGSSGANPFACIAAGIACLWGPAHGGANQACLEMLREIGSVDRIPEFIARAKDKNDPFKLMGFGHRVYKNFDPRAKVMKESADEVLDLLGIHDNPTLQVAKELERIALEDDYFIEKKLYPNVDFYSGIILEAIGFPTSMFTPIFAVSRTVGWISQWKEMIADPQNKIGRPRQLYVGSPRRDYKPLDQR from the coding sequence ATGGCAGAAAGCAAATCCGCAAGACTGCTCGTCGAAGGAAAGGAACTCGAGCTTCCGATCCTTTCGCCCACGGCGGGGCCGGACGTGATCGATATCCGCAAGCTCTATGGCCAGGCCGAGGTCTTTACCTACGACCCCGGCTTCACCTCGACCGCGTCCTGCGATTCGACGATCACCTATATCGACGGCGACAAGGGCGAGCTTTGGTATCGCGGCTATCCGATCGAGCAACTGGCCGACCAGTCGCATTACCTGGAGGTCTGCTACCTGCTGCTCTACGGCGAGCTGCCGAGCACGGCCCAACTGGCGGATTTCGAGACCCGCATCACCCGCCACACCATGGTGCACGAACAGATGCACTATTTCTTCCGCGGCTTCCGCCGCGACAGCCACCCGATGGCGACCATGGTCAGCGTGGTGGGCGCGATGTCGGCCTTCTATCACGACAGCCTCGACATCAACGACCCCTGGCAGCGCGAGGTCGCGGCGATCCGGCTGATCGCCAAGGTGCCGACCATCGCCGCCATGGCCTATAAGTATTCGCTGGGCCAGCCCTTCGTCTATCCGCAGAACGAGCTGGATTATGCCAGCAACTTCCTGCACATGTGCTTCTCGGTCCCGGCAGAGACCTACAAGGTCAACCCGGCCGTGGCGCGCGCCATGGACCGCATCTTCACCCTGCATGCGGATCACGAGCAGAACGCCTCGACCTCGACCGTGCGGCTGGCGGGCTCGTCGGGCGCGAACCCCTTTGCCTGCATCGCGGCCGGCATCGCCTGCCTGTGGGGCCCCGCCCATGGCGGCGCCAACCAGGCCTGCCTGGAAATGCTGCGCGAGATCGGCAGCGTGGACCGCATCCCCGAGTTCATCGCCCGGGCCAAGGACAAGAACGATCCGTTCAAGCTGATGGGCTTCGGCCACCGGGTCTACAAGAACTTCGACCCGCGCGCCAAGGTGATGAAGGAATCGGCGGACGAGGTGCTGGACCTCTTGGGCATCCACGACAACCCGACGCTGCAGGTCGCCAAGGAGCTGGAGCGGATCGCGCTGGAGGACGATTACTTCATCGAGAAGAAGCTCTACCCCAACGTGGACTTCTATTCCGGGATCATCCTCGAGGCGATCGGCTTCCCGACTTCGATGTTCACGCCGATCTTCGCGGTGTCGCGCACCGTGGGCTGGATCTCGCAGTGGAAAGAGATGATCGCCGATCCGCAGAACAAGATCGGCCGCCCGCGCCAGCTTTACGTCGGCTCGCCGCGGCGCGACTACAAGCCGCTGGACCAGCGCTGA
- the secG gene encoding preprotein translocase subunit SecG, which yields MKGPVVENIILTVHLILAVLLIGVVLLQRSEGGGLGMGSGGGGGGVMTGRQAANALSRATWIFAIGFLITSMALTIIAARNSSSGSIVDQLNLGGATEQAPAPSLPGIGDYAPPPGAGQPVLPGAGQPATPPAPASQAPAPAGTQDSAPASQPVTPPAAEAPAATEPATAPAAN from the coding sequence ATGAAAGGCCCCGTGGTGGAAAACATCATCCTGACCGTGCATCTGATCCTTGCCGTGCTGCTGATCGGCGTGGTGCTGCTGCAGCGGTCCGAAGGCGGCGGCCTGGGCATGGGCAGCGGCGGCGGCGGAGGCGGCGTCATGACCGGCCGGCAGGCGGCGAACGCGCTGTCCCGGGCGACCTGGATCTTCGCCATCGGCTTTCTCATCACCTCGATGGCGCTTACCATCATCGCGGCGCGCAATTCCTCGAGCGGCTCGATCGTCGATCAGCTGAACCTGGGCGGCGCCACGGAACAGGCTCCGGCGCCCAGCCTGCCGGGCATCGGCGATTATGCCCCGCCGCCCGGCGCGGGCCAGCCCGTGCTGCCCGGTGCCGGCCAGCCGGCCACGCCGCCCGCGCCGGCTTCGCAAGCGCCCGCCCCGGCCGGGACGCAGGACAGTGCGCCCGCCAGCCAGCCGGTAACCCCGCCGGCGGCGGAAGCCCCGGCCGCAACCGAGCCCGCGACGGCGCCGGCTGCCAACTGA
- a CDS encoding cobyric acid synthase, with protein sequence MGALMIQGTGSNVGKSLLVAGLCRAARLRGIGVAPFKPQNMSNNAAVTAEGGEIGRAQALQARAAGLEPSVHMNPVLLKPETDRAAQVVVQGRAVARAAAADYAALKAQLMNAVLDSYGRLRAGHDLVLVEGAGSPAEVNLRARDIANMGFARAAGVPVVLAGDIDRGGVIAQIVGTQAVIDPEDAAMIRGFIINRFRGDPTLFDAGRAFIAQRTGWPDLGLVPWFPDAALLPAEDAVDLRRASGAGGLHIACPMLSRIANFDDLDPLAAEPGVRLTMVPPGRPLPGDADLVILPGTKSTRGDLAFLRVQGWDIDLAAHVRRGGYVLGICGGYQMLGRAIHDPQGHDGDPGSTPGLGLLSVETRMAAEKRLTRTRGTALGQPIEGYEIHMGRTEGPDCARAFAHIPGPDGAISPDGRIAGTYLHGLFSDNGFRAAWLEQFGTASTFDYGAGVEAVLDRLAAHLETHLDIDRLFALARTAG encoded by the coding sequence ATGGGCGCGCTGATGATCCAGGGGACCGGCTCGAACGTCGGCAAGTCGCTGCTGGTGGCAGGGCTCTGCCGGGCGGCGCGGCTGCGGGGGATCGGCGTGGCGCCCTTCAAGCCGCAGAACATGTCGAACAATGCCGCGGTGACGGCGGAGGGCGGCGAGATCGGCCGCGCCCAGGCCTTGCAGGCCCGCGCGGCGGGGCTGGAGCCCTCGGTGCACATGAACCCGGTGCTGCTGAAGCCGGAAACCGACCGCGCCGCGCAAGTGGTGGTGCAGGGGCGCGCCGTGGCCCGGGCGGCGGCCGCCGACTATGCGGCGCTGAAGGCACAGCTGATGAACGCGGTGCTGGACAGCTACGGCCGGCTGCGGGCCGGCCACGATCTGGTGCTGGTCGAGGGCGCGGGTTCGCCGGCCGAGGTCAACCTGCGCGCCCGCGACATCGCCAACATGGGCTTTGCCCGCGCGGCCGGCGTGCCGGTGGTGCTGGCCGGCGACATCGACCGCGGCGGCGTGATCGCGCAGATCGTCGGCACGCAGGCGGTGATCGACCCCGAGGACGCAGCGATGATCCGCGGCTTCATCATCAACCGCTTCCGCGGCGATCCGACGCTGTTCGACGCCGGCCGCGCCTTCATCGCGCAGCGCACCGGCTGGCCCGATCTGGGGTTGGTGCCCTGGTTCCCGGACGCCGCGCTGCTGCCGGCCGAGGATGCGGTGGACCTGCGCCGCGCCTCGGGGGCAGGGGGCTTGCATATCGCCTGCCCGATGCTGTCGCGGATCGCGAATTTCGACGATCTCGACCCGCTGGCGGCCGAACCCGGGGTGCGGCTGACCATGGTGCCGCCGGGACGGCCGCTGCCCGGGGATGCCGATCTGGTGATCCTGCCGGGCACGAAATCGACCCGCGGCGATCTCGCCTTCCTGCGCGTGCAGGGCTGGGACATCGACCTGGCCGCCCATGTCCGGCGCGGCGGATATGTGCTGGGGATATGCGGCGGCTACCAGATGCTCGGCCGCGCGATCCACGACCCCCAGGGCCATGACGGCGATCCCGGCAGCACGCCGGGCCTGGGCCTGCTCTCGGTCGAGACCCGCATGGCCGCCGAAAAGAGGCTGACGCGAACCCGCGGCACCGCGCTTGGCCAGCCGATCGAAGGCTACGAGATCCACATGGGCCGGACCGAGGGCCCGGATTGCGCCCGCGCCTTCGCCCATATTCCCGGCCCCGACGGCGCCATCAGCCCGGACGGGCGCATCGCCGGCACTTACCTGCACGGGCTGTTCTCGGACAACGGTTTCCGCGCCGCCTGGCTGGAGCAATTCGGGACGGCGTCGACGTTCGACTACGGCGCGGGGGTCGAGGCGGTTCTGGACCGCCTGGCCGCGCATCTCGAGACGCATCTCGACATCGACCGGCTCTTCGCGCTGGCCCGCACCGCTGGCTAG
- a CDS encoding SDR family NAD(P)-dependent oxidoreductase, with amino-acid sequence MAGLARGPARCDIGAMSEHDKIALVTGASRGLGAALAEALAGRGWHILAVARTSGALEELDDRIRGAGGSATLAPLDVGQPEAMVQLAQAVLERWGGLDLWAHCAIHAAPLSPAGHIDGKDFQKSVDLNVVATRGLIGLIEPLLRAREGQALFFDDARAGQKFFGSYGTTKAAQIALARSWQAENAALGPRVRIAAPAPMPTATRARFFPGEDRSRLTPCKAEAGRILAEIL; translated from the coding sequence ATGGCGGGACTTGCGCGTGGGCCGGCGCGATGCGACATCGGCGCCATGAGCGAACATGACAAAATCGCGCTGGTCACCGGCGCCTCGCGCGGCCTGGGCGCCGCATTGGCCGAAGCGCTTGCCGGGCGGGGCTGGCACATCCTTGCCGTGGCGCGCACGAGCGGCGCCTTGGAAGAGCTGGACGACCGCATCCGCGGCGCCGGCGGCTCGGCCACGCTGGCACCGCTGGACGTAGGGCAGCCCGAGGCCATGGTGCAGCTGGCGCAGGCGGTGCTCGAGCGTTGGGGCGGGCTCGATCTTTGGGCGCATTGCGCGATCCATGCCGCGCCGCTGTCGCCGGCGGGGCATATCGACGGCAAGGATTTCCAGAAATCGGTCGATCTGAACGTCGTCGCCACGCGGGGGCTGATCGGGCTGATCGAGCCGCTGCTGCGCGCGCGCGAAGGTCAGGCGCTGTTTTTCGACGACGCGCGCGCCGGGCAGAAGTTCTTCGGCAGCTACGGCACCACCAAGGCGGCGCAGATTGCGCTGGCCCGCAGCTGGCAGGCCGAGAACGCGGCGCTGGGCCCGCGCGTCCGCATCGCCGCGCCGGCGCCGATGCCGACCGCGACCCGTGCCCGCTTCTTTCCCGGCGAGGACCGGTCGCGGCTGACGCCCTGCAAGGCGGAGGCCGGGCGGATCCTGGCGGAAATCCTCTAG
- a CDS encoding CTP synthase has translation MARYIFITGGVVSSLGKGLASAALGALLQARGYTVRLRKLDPYLNVDPGTMSPFEHGEVFVTDDGAETDLDLGHYERFTGVSARKTDSVSSGRIYSNVLEKERRGAYLGKTIQVIPHVTNEIKDFLAVGEDEVDFMLCEIGGTVGDIEGLPFFEAIRQFAQDRPRGRCIFMHLTLLPYLAASGELKTKPTQHSVKELRSIGLQPDVLVCRSEQPIPEKERAKIALFCNVRPDAVIPAYDLKSIYEAPLAYHRAGLDQAVLDAFQISPAPRPDMSRWEDVMDRLNHAEGQVRIAIVGKYTQLEDAYKSIAEALTHGGMANRVRVKADWVDSEKLEGEGAHLLDGYNGIIVPGGFGERGTEGMVTAARYAREKKVPYLGICLGMQMAVIEAARNLADMPDAGSEEFDHEAGKTRFTPVVYHLKEWVQGNYTVSRKVTDDKGGTMRLGAYTAVLAPGSKISEVYGGALEIEDRHRHRYEVDAKFRDQLESAGLTFSGMSPDGRLPEVVEYGDHPWFIGVQSHPELKSKPFEPAPLFAGFVRAAMDNERLV, from the coding sequence ATGGCGCGCTATATCTTCATCACCGGCGGCGTGGTGTCTTCGCTGGGCAAGGGGCTCGCCTCGGCCGCGCTGGGGGCCTTGCTGCAGGCGCGGGGCTATACCGTCCGGCTGCGCAAGCTGGATCCCTATCTGAACGTCGATCCGGGCACGATGAGCCCGTTCGAGCATGGCGAGGTCTTCGTCACCGACGACGGCGCCGAGACCGACCTGGACCTGGGCCACTACGAGCGCTTCACCGGGGTTTCGGCGCGCAAGACCGACAGCGTCTCCTCGGGCCGGATCTATTCCAACGTGCTGGAGAAAGAGCGGCGCGGCGCCTATCTGGGCAAGACCATCCAGGTCATTCCCCACGTCACCAACGAGATCAAGGACTTCCTGGCCGTGGGCGAGGACGAGGTCGATTTCATGCTCTGCGAGATCGGCGGCACCGTCGGCGACATAGAGGGCCTGCCCTTCTTCGAGGCGATCCGGCAATTCGCCCAGGACCGCCCGCGCGGGCGCTGCATCTTCATGCACCTGACGCTGCTGCCTTATCTGGCCGCCTCGGGCGAGCTCAAGACCAAGCCGACGCAGCACAGCGTCAAGGAGCTGCGTTCCATCGGGTTGCAGCCCGACGTGCTGGTCTGCCGCAGCGAGCAGCCGATCCCGGAAAAGGAACGCGCCAAGATCGCGCTGTTCTGCAACGTCCGCCCCGATGCGGTGATCCCGGCCTATGACCTGAAGTCGATCTACGAGGCGCCGCTGGCCTATCACCGCGCCGGCCTGGACCAGGCGGTGCTGGATGCCTTCCAGATCAGCCCGGCGCCGCGACCCGACATGTCGCGCTGGGAAGATGTGATGGACCGGCTGAACCATGCCGAGGGCCAGGTCAGGATCGCCATCGTCGGCAAATACACCCAGCTTGAGGACGCCTACAAATCCATCGCCGAGGCGCTGACCCATGGCGGCATGGCCAATCGCGTCCGCGTCAAGGCCGACTGGGTCGACAGCGAGAAGCTGGAAGGCGAAGGCGCGCATCTGCTGGACGGCTATAACGGCATCATCGTCCCCGGCGGCTTCGGCGAGCGCGGCACCGAGGGCATGGTCACCGCCGCCCGCTACGCGCGCGAAAAGAAGGTGCCCTATCTGGGCATCTGCCTGGGCATGCAGATGGCGGTGATCGAGGCGGCGAGAAACCTTGCCGACATGCCCGACGCCGGCTCGGAGGAGTTCGACCACGAGGCCGGCAAGACCCGCTTCACCCCGGTGGTCTATCACCTCAAGGAATGGGTGCAGGGCAATTACACCGTGAGCCGCAAGGTGACGGACGACAAGGGTGGCACCATGCGGCTGGGCGCCTATACCGCCGTGCTGGCGCCGGGCTCGAAGATCTCCGAGGTCTATGGCGGCGCGCTGGAGATCGAGGACCGCCACCGCCACCGCTACGAGGTCGACGCGAAATTCCGCGACCAGCTGGAATCGGCGGGCCTGACCTTTTCGGGCATGTCGCCGGACGGCCGGCTGCCCGAGGTGGTGGAATACGGCGACCACCCCTGGTTCATCGGCGTGCAGTCGCATCCCGAGTTGAAATCGAAACCCTTCGAGCCGGCGCCGCTGTTCGCGGGCTTCGTCCGCGCCGCGATGGATAACGAGCGGCTGGTTTAA
- a CDS encoding ComEC/Rec2 family competence protein — translation MDSVKAHPGPGVLGAARPRTATARPRRVPVAIRAGMLPWVPFWLGLGIGGWFLLRDEPGPRFYSALAVAGGACLLLPALVLRLAESGRCGWIWADRCRIACLTLLLVAVGAGLSGMRAHLVAAPVLGFRYYGPVEGRVIGIDRSGSDRMRLLLDQVQLRDVPPGRTPARVRISLMNAQDLPVPGQRVMLTANLGPPGGPSEPGAFDFRRLAWFQGLGAIGYARTPVLTVAMPRNDGALALHRLRMSLSESMQTRIGGQAGAVSSALVTGDRSGISEATNEIMRASNLYHIISISGLHMSMLAGFVYAALRLVGATAQGVLGLRRLPVHKLAAAGALAAAALYLWLSGGGVATERSFIMVAVMLLAIMADRRAVSLRTVAIAAILVLAMAPEALTEPGFQMSFAATVALILVQEPWLKLSPHLPWWIRPAAMLVLSSAVASIATSPIAAIHFGRMAHYGMLANLLVVPVVGILVMPGAVLAAVLAPLGLAQPALWMMGLGTKWMLWVAEWVAGLNGAVTLVPAPPQAVLPLLGIGATLVFLGPLVGAGRGRALTLRRLAGGGLIAASALSWTLAERPRILVSAEGNAVAVMTPAGRVPSKPRGGGFAIQNWLEADGDSSDQPTAAARKLWSGPSSDRLASLSLPDGGLHVRHLTGKAAEAVRTLDCAEPTLVVSDRKLAARKRGDDCVLLDLAQLRRLGAVAISPGQDGLKLTPAQRRGAGRLWQ, via the coding sequence ATGGATTCCGTGAAGGCGCACCCCGGCCCGGGGGTCCTGGGCGCGGCCCGGCCGCGCACGGCTACGGCACGTCCGCGGCGAGTGCCGGTGGCGATCCGGGCGGGGATGCTGCCCTGGGTGCCGTTCTGGCTGGGGCTGGGAATCGGCGGCTGGTTCCTGTTGCGGGACGAGCCCGGACCGCGCTTCTATTCTGCCCTGGCGGTGGCGGGGGGCGCGTGCCTGCTGCTGCCGGCGCTGGTGCTGCGGCTGGCGGAAAGCGGGCGCTGCGGCTGGATCTGGGCCGACCGCTGCCGGATCGCCTGCTTGACGCTGCTGCTGGTGGCGGTGGGGGCGGGGCTCAGCGGGATGCGCGCGCATCTGGTCGCGGCACCGGTGCTGGGCTTTCGCTATTACGGGCCGGTCGAGGGGCGGGTGATCGGCATCGACCGCTCGGGCAGCGACCGGATGCGGCTGCTGCTGGATCAGGTGCAACTGCGCGACGTGCCGCCCGGCAGGACGCCTGCGCGGGTGCGAATCTCGTTGATGAACGCCCAGGACCTGCCGGTGCCCGGCCAGCGGGTGATGTTGACGGCGAATCTGGGTCCGCCCGGCGGTCCGTCCGAGCCGGGGGCCTTCGATTTCCGGCGCCTCGCGTGGTTCCAGGGACTGGGCGCGATCGGCTATGCCCGGACGCCGGTGCTGACCGTGGCCATGCCTCGCAACGACGGCGCGCTGGCGTTGCACCGGCTGCGGATGTCGCTGTCCGAATCGATGCAGACGCGGATCGGCGGGCAGGCGGGCGCGGTCTCCTCCGCGCTGGTCACCGGCGACCGCTCGGGGATCTCCGAGGCGACCAACGAGATCATGCGGGCCTCGAACCTCTATCACATCATTTCGATCTCGGGCCTGCACATGAGCATGCTGGCCGGCTTCGTCTATGCCGCGCTGCGGCTGGTCGGAGCGACCGCGCAGGGCGTTCTTGGCCTGCGCCGGCTGCCGGTTCACAAGCTGGCTGCGGCCGGTGCGCTGGCCGCGGCAGCGCTTTACCTGTGGTTGTCCGGCGGCGGCGTGGCGACCGAACGCTCGTTCATCATGGTCGCCGTGATGCTTCTGGCGATCATGGCCGACCGCAGGGCGGTGTCGCTGCGCACGGTCGCGATCGCGGCGATCCTGGTGCTGGCGATGGCGCCCGAGGCGCTGACCGAGCCGGGCTTCCAGATGAGCTTCGCCGCCACCGTGGCGCTGATCCTGGTGCAGGAGCCGTGGCTGAAACTCTCCCCGCATCTGCCTTGGTGGATTCGGCCGGCGGCGATGCTGGTGCTGTCCTCGGCGGTGGCAAGTATCGCCACCTCGCCGATCGCCGCCATCCACTTCGGGCGGATGGCGCATTACGGCATGCTGGCCAACCTTCTGGTCGTGCCCGTGGTCGGCATTCTGGTCATGCCCGGCGCCGTGCTGGCGGCGGTGCTGGCGCCATTGGGGCTGGCGCAGCCCGCCCTCTGGATGATGGGGCTGGGCACGAAATGGATGCTGTGGGTGGCGGAATGGGTGGCAGGCTTGAACGGCGCCGTCACCCTGGTCCCGGCACCGCCGCAAGCCGTGCTGCCGCTGCTGGGCATCGGGGCGACCCTGGTTTTCCTGGGCCCGCTGGTCGGAGCAGGGCGTGGCAGGGCGTTGACTTTGCGCCGTCTGGCCGGAGGTGGGCTGATCGCAGCTTCTGCCTTGTCCTGGACGCTGGCCGAGCGGCCCCGGATCCTGGTCTCGGCCGAGGGGAATGCCGTGGCCGTGATGACTCCGGCCGGTCGCGTGCCCTCCAAGCCTCGCGGCGGCGGCTTCGCGATCCAGAACTGGCTGGAGGCGGACGGCGACTCCTCCGACCAGCCCACTGCGGCGGCGCGGAAGCTGTGGTCGGGTCCCTCCTCGGACCGCCTGGCCAGCCTGTCTCTTCCTGACGGCGGCCTGCATGTCCGCCATCTGACCGGCAAGGCCGCAGAGGCGGTACGGACCCTCGATTGCGCCGAGCCTACCCTGGTCGTCTCCGACCGCAAGCTGGCCGCCCGCAAGCGGGGCGACGACTGCGTGCTGCTGGACCTGGCGCAACTGCGCCGGCTGGGGGCGGTCGCGATCAGCCCGGGCCAAGACGGACTGAAGCTGACGCCCGCACAGCGGCGGGGGGCCGGCCGGCTCTGGCAATGA